Proteins encoded together in one Pontiella desulfatans window:
- a CDS encoding sulfatase-like hydrolase/transferase produces MKLVTIILICSAAMGSLAAERPNIVLIMTDDMGRETLGAHGGLDYKTPVLDQIGAEGLTFDHCYSLPICTPSRVKLMTGKYSFRNYVAFGQLDPSEKTFGNALQNAGYATCIAGKWQLGGDHEQIKAFGWDEYILCNGVKPVDPKSKPLWQGKERYWFNSKVIADGAYYKTEQTYGPDMISEYVTHYIKRERDKPFFLYYPMILPHSPWAPTPHSKGGDKSGAKICEVQYFKDNIEYIDVLVGRVVQALEEAGIRENTIIMFTGDNGSGYPVPVTASNPDLRRVGSVSGWGDYEEILLEPGDKSPTTMKKGRETVQEGPLTKTTYGDVPGRKNRMLRDGTGVPCVMDWPKYRDEYAKIGHRRDDLIDFSDFFATIMEVAETSVDYPTDGVSFASRLRGEGAKKRKFVFCHYWRVGRDPKGARDAIHDGNYKLYNDGTFYDLQTDSDELQPVDLKNAPEKAIAAHKQLWAQYETVRGFAPDVAVAPSKLYDPSAPVAEGLSREEHMAKARKKKNFDEGRTTRWFNAKDLNNDNVIDAKEAKIKPPKDWNKK; encoded by the coding sequence GTGAAATTAGTAACCATTATTTTAATTTGCAGTGCGGCTATGGGGTCGTTGGCCGCTGAACGTCCGAATATTGTCCTGATCATGACCGATGATATGGGGCGCGAGACCTTAGGTGCTCACGGCGGACTCGACTATAAAACCCCGGTGCTGGATCAGATCGGGGCCGAGGGACTGACGTTTGATCACTGCTATTCGTTGCCGATCTGTACGCCGTCACGAGTGAAGTTGATGACGGGAAAATACAGTTTCCGGAACTATGTTGCTTTTGGACAGCTGGATCCTTCCGAAAAAACATTCGGCAATGCATTACAGAACGCGGGGTATGCAACCTGTATTGCCGGAAAATGGCAACTGGGCGGGGATCATGAGCAGATTAAAGCATTTGGCTGGGATGAATATATTTTATGTAACGGGGTTAAGCCTGTTGATCCTAAATCGAAGCCTTTGTGGCAGGGAAAGGAGCGGTATTGGTTCAACAGCAAGGTTATTGCCGACGGAGCCTATTATAAGACAGAGCAGACCTATGGCCCGGATATGATCAGTGAATATGTGACCCACTATATTAAACGCGAACGCGACAAGCCTTTCTTTCTCTATTATCCAATGATCCTTCCGCATTCTCCCTGGGCACCGACACCGCACTCGAAGGGCGGCGACAAAAGCGGGGCGAAGATTTGTGAGGTGCAGTATTTCAAGGATAACATTGAATACATTGATGTATTGGTGGGGCGCGTTGTCCAGGCCTTGGAAGAGGCCGGTATTCGCGAGAATACGATTATTATGTTCACCGGCGATAATGGCTCGGGTTATCCCGTTCCGGTTACTGCATCGAATCCGGACTTGCGTCGTGTGGGATCTGTATCTGGCTGGGGAGACTATGAAGAGATTCTCCTCGAACCGGGCGACAAGAGCCCGACGACGATGAAGAAGGGTAGAGAAACGGTTCAGGAAGGACCGCTCACAAAAACAACATACGGCGATGTGCCGGGGCGTAAAAACCGCATGCTGCGCGACGGAACCGGTGTGCCGTGCGTAATGGACTGGCCGAAGTATCGTGATGAGTATGCGAAGATCGGGCATCGCCGCGACGACCTGATCGATTTTTCTGATTTCTTTGCGACGATTATGGAAGTGGCCGAAACTTCGGTTGATTATCCAACCGACGGTGTTTCATTTGCGTCCCGTTTGAGGGGTGAAGGGGCCAAAAAAAGGAAGTTTGTTTTTTGTCACTATTGGCGCGTCGGCCGCGATCCAAAGGGGGCGCGGGATGCAATTCATGACGGCAACTACAAGCTGTACAACGACGGCACCTTTTATGATCTGCAGACTGATTCCGATGAACTGCAACCGGTTGATTTGAAAAATGCCCCTGAAAAAGCAATCGCCGCCCATAAACAATTGTGGGCGCAGTATGAAACCGTTCGCGGCTTTGCGCCGGATGTCGCTGTGGCGCCGTCAAAGCTGTATGATCCCTCCGCACCCGTGGCCGAGGGGCTCTCCCGCGAGGAACATATGGCCAAGGCTCGTAAAAAGAAAAACTTTGACGAAGGCCGAACCACCCGCTGGTTTAACGCCAAGGATTTGAATAACGACAACGTGATTGATGCGAAAGAGGCGAAGATTAAGCCGCCTAAGGATTGGAATAAAAAGTAG
- a CDS encoding sulfatase, which produces MKKLLLAGIILFGFRAMAVQQPNIILILADDMGYSDVGFNGCTDIPTPNLDALAASGVRFEQGYVSASVCGPSRAGLLTGRYQQRFGCGENPPEEGWPEHPRCPDAGVPLTEQMLGELLKPAGYRTGVIGKWHMGMAHNLRPNQRGFDYFYGFLNGAHSFTEAEKKWQPNPGFWPVFRNNEPLDYEGYLTDTFTDESIAFIERNKAAPFFLYLSYNAVHAPWQAPDNVAHKVTHIKDDYRRTYAGMLVSMDDGIGRVVQALEDCGVRENTVVVFLSDNGAPKNSAAGSDPLRGNKGDTYEGGTRVPFVLSWPNKLPAGTVYDYPVSALDLAPTFTKLAVAVDAKNGFDGVDLMPYLKGKEKGRPHEIMFFRRDSDYAIRTGDWKLSWNDGNPNGSRQMELFNLAEDPYESVNLIKQHPEKARQLQKQFDAWDSKQPDNEWWGGPHNRKRPNTVSAK; this is translated from the coding sequence ATGAAAAAACTTTTACTAGCAGGAATAATTTTATTCGGCTTTCGTGCTATGGCCGTTCAGCAACCGAACATCATTTTAATTCTTGCAGACGATATGGGGTATTCGGATGTTGGCTTCAATGGATGCACCGATATTCCAACGCCAAATCTCGATGCGTTGGCGGCGTCGGGCGTTCGTTTTGAACAGGGGTATGTTTCCGCTTCAGTTTGCGGGCCGTCGCGCGCCGGTTTATTGACGGGACGCTATCAGCAACGGTTCGGTTGCGGGGAAAACCCGCCGGAGGAAGGCTGGCCGGAACATCCGCGCTGCCCGGATGCCGGGGTTCCATTAACAGAACAAATGCTGGGCGAATTGCTGAAGCCGGCTGGCTATCGCACTGGTGTGATCGGGAAGTGGCATATGGGGATGGCGCATAACCTGCGCCCGAACCAGCGGGGATTCGACTATTTTTACGGCTTTCTGAATGGTGCACACTCGTTTACTGAAGCAGAAAAGAAATGGCAGCCTAATCCCGGGTTCTGGCCGGTTTTCAGGAATAATGAACCGTTGGATTATGAGGGCTATTTAACGGATACCTTCACCGATGAAAGCATTGCGTTCATTGAACGGAACAAGGCAGCTCCCTTTTTCCTCTACCTATCCTACAACGCGGTGCACGCACCCTGGCAGGCACCGGATAATGTGGCTCATAAAGTCACCCATATAAAGGACGATTATCGGCGTACCTATGCCGGCATGCTGGTTTCGATGGATGATGGTATCGGGCGCGTGGTTCAGGCATTGGAAGATTGCGGGGTCCGGGAAAACACCGTTGTTGTATTTCTGAGTGATAACGGTGCGCCGAAAAATTCCGCGGCGGGTAGTGATCCGTTGCGCGGCAACAAGGGCGATACCTACGAGGGGGGGACCCGTGTGCCGTTCGTGCTCAGCTGGCCGAACAAATTGCCCGCGGGCACGGTCTACGACTATCCCGTAAGCGCACTCGATCTGGCGCCCACCTTCACGAAGCTCGCCGTGGCGGTGGACGCGAAAAACGGATTTGACGGCGTCGATCTGATGCCTTACCTGAAAGGAAAGGAAAAAGGCCGTCCGCATGAAATAATGTTTTTCCGTCGCGATAGTGACTACGCCATTAGAACGGGCGACTGGAAGCTTTCATGGAACGATGGAAACCCCAACGGTTCCCGGCAGATGGAGCTGTTCAATCTGGCCGAAGATCCGTATGAAAGCGTGAATTTAATCAAGCAGCATCCTGAAAAAGCCAGGCAGCTCCAAAAACAGTTTGATGCCTGGGATTCAAAGCAACCCGATAATGAATGGTGGGGGGGACCGCATAACCGCAAGCGTCCCAATACGGTTTCTGCTAAATAG
- a CDS encoding sulfatase family protein — protein MDKTGMIKLKQWVLGIGAVWVAGSALAAQQPLRQAQDRPNIVLVMADDMGWGDVGYHGYDDVMTPNIDRIAKEGVQFTQGYVTASVCGPSRAGLLTGVYQQKFGCGENPSSSGWPDNCKYPMAGVPTSQPMISELLKEQGYTTGMVGKWHLGVHEDLRPHSRGFDFYYGFLNGSHSYEEWTNEFAKNKSKWPIFRNNEMEPPQKDIYLTDLFSDEAVGFIDRNHDKPFFLYMAYNAIHHPWEVPAEYAERTKDLTNSENRNFIAAMILAMDDGVGRVYDELEKHKILDNTVIVFLTDNGSPRGQGLKHAPKDNLLERMDGMDYMSLTPYRGFKGDTYEGGIRVPFCMRWPGQINPGTKYEFPVSALDLVPTFVKGAKSDGVDLLPYIQGSKKGRPHDMMYWRRDTEYAIRKGDWKLTWNTKSGTPSIKLFNLAEDPEERVNLAKSQPERAQILQRLFEEWDNELPDNEWWGGPWNRKRHSGAIDVAEFNQNLPAANQLRKKIRK, from the coding sequence ATGGATAAAACAGGAATGATAAAACTCAAGCAATGGGTTCTTGGTATCGGTGCAGTATGGGTAGCCGGATCGGCTTTGGCCGCTCAGCAACCCCTTCGACAGGCTCAGGACAGGCCGAATATTGTGTTGGTAATGGCCGATGATATGGGGTGGGGCGATGTGGGGTATCATGGATATGATGATGTCATGACCCCTAATATTGACCGAATCGCCAAAGAAGGCGTCCAGTTTACACAGGGCTATGTGACGGCCTCGGTATGCGGTCCGTCGCGGGCGGGCCTGTTGACGGGCGTTTATCAGCAAAAGTTCGGCTGCGGGGAAAATCCAAGTTCTTCCGGGTGGCCGGATAACTGCAAATATCCGATGGCGGGGGTGCCGACGAGTCAACCGATGATTTCTGAACTGCTGAAGGAGCAGGGATATACCACCGGCATGGTGGGGAAGTGGCACCTTGGAGTGCATGAAGACCTTCGCCCCCATTCGCGCGGGTTTGATTTTTATTATGGTTTCCTCAATGGCTCTCACTCCTATGAGGAATGGACGAACGAGTTTGCGAAGAACAAGAGCAAGTGGCCGATCTTCCGAAACAACGAAATGGAGCCGCCGCAAAAAGACATTTACCTGACTGATCTGTTTTCGGACGAGGCGGTGGGTTTTATTGACCGCAACCACGATAAGCCGTTCTTTCTCTATATGGCCTATAATGCAATCCATCATCCCTGGGAAGTGCCGGCGGAATATGCAGAACGGACCAAAGATCTGACCAACAGCGAAAATCGTAACTTTATTGCGGCGATGATCCTGGCGATGGATGACGGGGTCGGCCGGGTGTATGACGAACTCGAAAAACACAAGATTCTCGATAATACCGTCATTGTATTTCTGACGGACAACGGATCGCCGCGCGGGCAGGGACTGAAGCATGCGCCGAAGGATAACCTGCTGGAACGTATGGATGGTATGGACTACATGTCCCTTACACCGTACCGCGGTTTTAAAGGCGACACCTATGAAGGCGGCATCCGTGTGCCGTTCTGTATGCGCTGGCCGGGACAGATTAATCCGGGCACAAAATATGAATTTCCAGTGAGTGCACTTGATCTGGTTCCAACCTTTGTAAAAGGTGCGAAGTCCGATGGCGTGGATCTGCTTCCCTACATCCAGGGCAGCAAGAAAGGGCGTCCGCACGATATGATGTATTGGCGGCGGGATACCGAATACGCCATTCGCAAGGGCGATTGGAAGCTGACCTGGAACACCAAGAGCGGTACCCCGAGTATAAAGTTGTTTAATCTGGCGGAAGATCCGGAAGAGCGCGTTAACCTGGCAAAGAGCCAGCCGGAACGCGCGCAGATTTTGCAGCGCCTGTTTGAGGAGTGGGACAATGAACTGCCAGACAATGAATGGTGGGGCGGTCCCTGGAACCGCAAGCGCCACAGCGGAGCAATTGATGTTGCCGAGTTTAACCAAAACCTTCCTGCTGCTAATCAGCTTAGAAAGAAAATAAGGAAATAG
- a CDS encoding PEP-CTERM sorting domain-containing protein (PEP-CTERM proteins occur, often in large numbers, in the proteomes of bacteria that also encode an exosortase, a predicted intramembrane cysteine proteinase. The presence of a PEP-CTERM domain at a protein's C-terminus predicts cleavage within the sorting domain, followed by covalent anchoring to some some component of the (usually Gram-negative) cell surface. Many PEP-CTERM proteins exhibit an unusual sequence composition that includes large numbers of potential glycosylation sites. Expression of one such protein has been shown restore the ability of a bacterium to form floc, a type of biofilm.): MKSVKIILMALTAMGLANGTFAQVDQTWSEITGSGGWDTTTAEWNTSEYWENGNNAIIDVNAQTKLLNENITVNNLTVSSTRFTIATTNTAARTLTANGTLAYTGTSESNGDNITISSGNTLDGTFTYTSSQDGSSNRGRLVMNAGSAMTGNLTLSGSGARLQLNRDSALSASGSITLNGGGLGLRWEAGANGTLGTLSGNGYINANAGSGHADYDTRLNLNKLELGTDGTIGLISSVDGGNDNKYIIDLKNGFTHQFDLNADGLTLTSDFLDMDDGLMEVNIHNAIIALNTITGSDALELGDAFTLVSGSRIRGTATFDDTGVNFSNAGYSFDTSTFNTDGTITVIPEPATLGLITVMGGGMLFIRRRFMI, from the coding sequence ATGAAATCAGTAAAAATTATACTCATGGCATTAACCGCAATGGGACTGGCCAACGGCACATTTGCACAGGTTGACCAGACCTGGTCGGAAATAACCGGATCGGGGGGATGGGATACCACAACCGCCGAATGGAACACCTCCGAGTACTGGGAGAACGGTAATAACGCCATTATCGACGTTAATGCCCAAACCAAGCTTCTTAACGAAAACATTACTGTAAACAACCTTACCGTGTCATCAACCCGCTTCACGATTGCCACAACCAACACCGCCGCCCGCACCCTAACCGCAAACGGCACTCTGGCTTATACCGGCACATCAGAATCAAATGGGGATAACATTACAATCAGCAGCGGAAATACGCTGGACGGAACCTTCACCTACACCTCGAGCCAGGACGGCTCATCCAACCGGGGGCGCCTCGTGATGAATGCCGGATCCGCCATGACCGGAAACCTTACTCTCAGCGGTTCTGGAGCACGTCTTCAGCTTAACCGCGACTCCGCCCTGAGCGCCTCCGGAAGTATAACCCTGAACGGCGGCGGTCTGGGACTGCGCTGGGAAGCAGGCGCAAACGGAACCCTTGGAACCCTTTCAGGAAACGGCTACATAAACGCCAATGCGGGAAGCGGGCACGCCGACTATGATACACGCCTGAATTTAAACAAACTGGAACTGGGGACCGACGGCACCATCGGACTCATCAGCAGTGTAGACGGCGGAAATGACAATAAGTATATCATCGACCTCAAGAACGGCTTCACCCACCAGTTCGATCTCAATGCAGACGGCCTGACCCTCACCAGCGATTTCCTCGATATGGACGATGGCCTGATGGAGGTCAATATCCACAACGCCATCATCGCACTGAATACCATTACCGGAAGCGATGCCCTCGAACTTGGCGATGCCTTCACCCTCGTCTCCGGTTCTAGAATCCGCGGAACCGCTACTTTTGACGACACAGGCGTTAACTTTTCCAATGCTGGATATTCATTTGATACCAGTACATTCAATACCGACGGCACCATTACCGTCATTCCGGAACCGGCCACGCTGGGACTGATTACTGTCATGGGTGGCGGGATGTTATTTATCCGCCGCCGTTTCATGATCTAA
- a CDS encoding IS1595 family transposase, translating to MEAYPKDLEELELNFSSEEACRDYLASLRWPNGFLCPACGHGESWRLADGLFKCKKCSRKTSVTSGTIFEGTRKPLASWFRAIWWVTSQKNGASALGLMRVLGLGSYKTAWTWLHKLRRAMVRPGRERLTGTVQVDETFIGGTRPGKRGRGAEGKTLVLIVAQENGKAVGRIRLVKIPDASSKSLEGAIRETVDPGTQVKTDGWKGYNGLGALGYDHKVVRKSEDVGANLLPLCHRVASLLKRWLGGTHQGAVSHEHLAYYLDEYTFRFNRRTSRSRGMLFYRLLQNAVAMEPVRFKEISLSVRGRNHKIQT from the coding sequence ATGGAAGCGTATCCAAAGGATCTGGAAGAATTGGAACTGAACTTTTCAAGTGAAGAAGCATGTCGCGACTATCTTGCATCATTGCGATGGCCGAACGGCTTCCTTTGCCCGGCCTGTGGCCATGGGGAGTCGTGGCGACTGGCAGACGGCCTTTTCAAGTGCAAGAAGTGCAGTCGTAAAACATCTGTAACCTCGGGTACGATCTTTGAGGGCACCCGCAAACCGCTGGCGTCCTGGTTCAGGGCGATCTGGTGGGTGACAAGCCAGAAGAACGGAGCCAGCGCCCTGGGACTGATGCGCGTTCTCGGCCTCGGAAGCTACAAGACCGCATGGACGTGGCTGCACAAGCTCCGCCGGGCGATGGTACGTCCGGGACGGGAAAGACTGACCGGAACCGTGCAGGTGGATGAAACCTTCATAGGCGGCACAAGGCCCGGGAAACGGGGGCGCGGAGCCGAAGGTAAGACCCTTGTGCTGATCGTGGCGCAGGAGAATGGTAAGGCCGTCGGTCGCATTCGCCTTGTAAAAATACCCGATGCCTCATCCAAAAGTCTTGAAGGGGCCATCCGAGAAACAGTTGATCCGGGTACGCAGGTGAAGACGGACGGGTGGAAGGGGTACAATGGTTTGGGAGCTTTGGGCTACGACCATAAAGTCGTTCGGAAATCCGAGGATGTTGGCGCGAACCTGCTCCCCCTTTGCCATCGAGTCGCCAGTTTGCTTAAGCGGTGGCTTGGCGGAACACATCAGGGCGCAGTAAGTCACGAGCATTTGGCATACTATCTCGACGAATACACGTTCCGCTTCAACCGGCGCACTTCCCGCTCGCGGGGAATGCTGTTTTACCGTCTGCTACAAAATGCAGTCGCTATGGAACCCGTTCGGTTCAAGGAAATATCCCTGTCGGTCAGGGGAAGAAACCACAAGATACAGACTTAG
- a CDS encoding sulfatase-like hydrolase/transferase: MKNTLFICLLSVIALQSKAATLSYETVIPTANTVTGSNRTPEADKFVSLGAARNGGQTFTAPVAHSTITEVWFEVGQDLGATVTGTERVELMFWNNTGSDSWIGLPDSSTAPTLNATTYATSLGTVDYPVTNDITAGTWLKFTLDASDQAAVGALAAGREYGFTLYASDLTLSLSRHTDTSVSGYNIGAVVSSNGSIDPKLAGSRDCNFFVVHAPISASYETHIPTTGIIASENAVHQNNYALDGNNFAGQTFTTTNDYSAVTEIWFQSATTTSLVGSASVDLSFWNNTDEAGNDWSSATSLPSANSTSLGSYSLPSGDLTAFSSWIRIPLSAADQATIGRLVTGQQYGFSISLGDDGNLFRIARSGNTSGTPAGYAGGAGFIDSGSDGNSGTRDANFFITGMLDPQTPYAPVAVNDAYLATTNRTLSIPAPGVLRNDSDANGNHTMNAVVASEPAHGILSLPPDGSFDYTPDTEYTGTDSFTYAVTDGIFTSATTTVSIQVGSQPNFIIIYADDMGFGDAGFNGFSDIYTPSMDTFASNGVQFTQGYACDSVCGPSRAGLMTGVYPARMGVLSNPAAGNGLTITQPMISEMLKPKGYSTAVYGKWHLGEEEGLIQPLDRGFDEFFGFLGGAHKFAENTDPDNLFMEGREPAVMPAEYYLTDLISDRSVEFIEQNTNTPFFLYVAYNAVHSPWDEVPSNYIDRVEAATTTIPTNWPHRTLFAANLLAMDDGVGQIMEALEANGLSENTLVFFISDNGTPEGQNDPINGTPVAPDHKSSTGGFRGWKGDTYEGGIRVPFTMQWKGRIPAGLVYENPVINLDAAATIFELAQAGSPQQHRYEIPSGQEARFPYPTFEPDGVNLMPYLTGQNPNNPHNRLYFRHGEKHAVIVDGLKLTWNTRKLEDRGDEIIEVDRVFDLAVDPFETYDLAPANPQLTERLKREFAMWDCAMDPVVWGSEPNNRVCLIPSDGYLTWAGEKTNDTRTSVSGAYADLDGDGTINYLEYAFDGPPLSVTTGQPFQVQTPMRHNDPSISYVIQISSDLKTWETFSLSYSDGSWISSDPAGIQQAAYMDNGNGTGTLALQTGSAFAGESPLFFRVGVHMQ, from the coding sequence ATGAAAAATACCCTGTTTATATGCTTATTATCCGTCATTGCCCTCCAGTCCAAAGCGGCCACCTTGTCCTACGAAACCGTTATTCCGACGGCCAATACCGTGACCGGCAGCAACCGGACTCCGGAAGCGGATAAGTTTGTCAGCCTCGGTGCCGCTCGGAATGGCGGCCAAACCTTCACGGCCCCCGTCGCCCACTCGACGATCACCGAAGTATGGTTCGAAGTCGGGCAGGATCTCGGCGCGACCGTGACGGGTACGGAACGTGTTGAACTGATGTTTTGGAACAATACGGGATCCGATTCCTGGATCGGTCTGCCGGACTCATCTACCGCCCCAACGCTGAATGCGACCACCTACGCCACCTCGCTCGGAACGGTTGACTATCCCGTAACAAACGACATCACCGCAGGTACCTGGCTCAAATTTACACTGGATGCATCGGATCAGGCCGCGGTCGGCGCGCTGGCCGCCGGGAGAGAATATGGTTTCACCCTTTATGCATCGGATCTCACACTCAGCCTCTCGCGCCATACCGACACCTCCGTTTCCGGCTATAACATCGGTGCGGTGGTTTCTTCCAACGGGAGTATTGACCCTAAACTTGCCGGCAGCCGCGACTGTAACTTTTTCGTCGTTCACGCCCCGATATCGGCATCCTACGAAACCCATATCCCGACCACCGGAATAATTGCGTCAGAAAATGCCGTTCACCAAAATAACTATGCCCTCGACGGCAACAACTTTGCCGGACAAACCTTCACCACCACCAACGACTATTCCGCCGTCACTGAAATCTGGTTCCAATCCGCCACCACAACTTCTCTGGTCGGCTCTGCTTCGGTAGATCTCTCTTTCTGGAATAATACCGATGAAGCCGGCAACGACTGGAGCAGCGCCACCTCCCTTCCCTCTGCTAATTCCACCTCGCTCGGCAGCTATTCCCTGCCATCCGGAGATCTCACAGCTTTCAGTTCGTGGATTCGAATCCCGCTGTCCGCCGCCGACCAAGCAACCATCGGGCGACTGGTGACCGGCCAACAGTATGGATTTTCTATCTCGCTTGGCGATGACGGAAACCTTTTCAGAATCGCCCGTTCGGGTAATACGAGCGGGACACCCGCAGGCTATGCCGGCGGCGCGGGATTCATCGATAGCGGTTCCGATGGAAACTCAGGAACGCGCGATGCCAATTTCTTCATTACAGGCATGCTGGACCCACAGACTCCATACGCTCCGGTTGCCGTAAACGATGCCTACCTCGCCACCACCAACCGAACCCTCTCCATTCCTGCCCCTGGCGTGCTACGCAACGATTCCGACGCCAACGGCAATCACACCATGAATGCCGTCGTGGCTTCTGAACCGGCACATGGAATCCTTTCGCTTCCCCCCGATGGATCTTTCGATTACACCCCCGACACCGAATATACCGGAACGGATTCGTTTACCTATGCAGTCACCGATGGCATTTTCACCAGCGCAACGACCACGGTATCGATCCAGGTCGGAAGCCAACCCAACTTCATCATCATTTATGCCGATGACATGGGTTTTGGCGACGCAGGCTTCAACGGCTTCTCAGACATCTACACCCCTAGTATGGATACGTTTGCCAGCAACGGCGTTCAATTCACGCAAGGCTATGCCTGCGACTCCGTTTGCGGCCCCTCGCGAGCCGGACTCATGACCGGTGTCTATCCCGCCCGCATGGGCGTCCTCTCCAACCCCGCTGCAGGGAACGGCCTGACCATCACCCAGCCGATGATCTCTGAAATGCTCAAACCCAAAGGATATAGCACCGCCGTCTACGGTAAATGGCACCTGGGAGAAGAGGAAGGCCTGATTCAACCCCTCGACCGCGGATTCGATGAATTTTTCGGGTTCCTCGGCGGAGCCCATAAATTTGCCGAAAATACCGATCCGGATAATCTCTTCATGGAAGGTCGCGAACCGGCCGTCATGCCAGCCGAATATTACCTGACCGACCTAATTTCCGACCGCTCAGTGGAGTTCATCGAACAAAATACCAACACCCCGTTCTTCCTGTACGTGGCCTACAACGCCGTCCATTCCCCATGGGATGAAGTTCCCTCCAACTATATAGATCGCGTGGAAGCCGCCACCACAACCATTCCGACCAACTGGCCGCACCGCACCCTGTTCGCAGCCAACCTACTGGCTATGGACGATGGGGTCGGGCAGATTATGGAGGCCCTTGAAGCCAACGGACTGAGCGAAAATACGCTCGTCTTCTTTATTTCCGACAACGGCACCCCCGAAGGACAGAACGATCCGATCAACGGCACCCCCGTGGCTCCCGACCACAAATCATCCACAGGCGGCTTTCGTGGCTGGAAAGGCGACACCTATGAAGGCGGTATCCGCGTTCCTTTCACGATGCAGTGGAAAGGGCGGATTCCTGCCGGACTCGTGTATGAAAACCCCGTCATCAACCTGGATGCCGCCGCCACCATCTTCGAACTCGCGCAGGCCGGCAGTCCGCAGCAGCACCGATATGAAATTCCGAGCGGACAGGAAGCACGCTTCCCCTATCCCACCTTTGAGCCGGACGGCGTGAACCTCATGCCCTACCTCACCGGCCAAAATCCGAACAACCCGCATAATAGACTCTATTTCCGCCATGGGGAAAAACATGCCGTCATTGTGGATGGCCTGAAGCTCACCTGGAACACCCGCAAACTTGAGGATCGCGGTGATGAAATCATCGAAGTGGATCGCGTATTTGACCTTGCCGTCGACCCGTTCGAAACCTACGATCTGGCCCCCGCCAATCCCCAACTGACCGAAAGGCTCAAGCGCGAATTCGCCATGTGGGACTGCGCCATGGATCCGGTGGTCTGGGGTTCCGAACCAAATAACCGCGTCTGCCTCATCCCATCCGACGGCTACCTCACCTGGGCCGGCGAAAAAACCAACGACACCCGAACCAGCGTTTCCGGTGCCTATGCCGACCTCGACGGCGACGGAACCATCAACTATTTAGAATATGCCTTTGATGGACCGCCGCTCAGCGTAACCACGGGCCAACCCTTCCAGGTCCAGACCCCCATGCGCCATAACGATCCGTCTATTAGTTATGTTATCCAGATCAGTTCCGACCTTAAAACATGGGAGACCTTTTCCCTTTCGTATAGTGATGGCTCATGGATCAGCTCGGATCCCGCCGGAATCCAGCAGGCGGCCTACATGGATAACGGGAATGGAACCGGAACGCTCGCCCTGCAGACCGGATCAGCCTTTGCAGGGGAATCCCCGTTGTTTTTCCGCGTCGGCGTACATATGCAATAA